From Cryptococcus gattii WM276 chromosome J, complete sequence:
AAGGGATTTCCGAGACAATGTTACTCAAAATAAAGATCTTCCAAGAATATGTCTTTGAAGGCCTCTCTCGTACTTCGTATAAGCTTCGCTGAGTAACAAAGTTTGGCATGATTTGCTGGGTAAGTTGACCAAAGATTGTAAACATCTACATTCCAAACTCAGCGGTTATTTCGACAGTTTCCTGATTACTTACCATGAAGACAGAAAATAACTGGTTCTGCAAGCCTTGCTGGGAAGTACCCGCATTGAAGAAACTGAATCCTATAAAGAGACCCTACGCGACGATTAGCATCCGCAGTTTGCTTAGAAGAAGCTTGAAGCTACTCACAGACAAAGAACACAAGGCAACCTTGGCCCATATATAGCTAGGAGTCCTCCAATGTTGTTGCCAAACCCTCATCAACACAACAATAAATTGCTGCCACAAGGGCGATGCAAATTCTGCATACTCCGCCTTCACCTCTGCCTTGCTCTTTTCATAATCCTTGTTCTGCAGAGCCGCTTCAACCTTTCCGCCTTGAGTCTCCTTGATCCTCGCAAGCTCACGGCGGACTTCGACTCGCTCAGGGCTGTTAATCCATGTCTGGTGCCAATCGACTTCAGAGTGAGAGCCCGGTGCAGCACCGATAGCAGCCAACATCCATTCCGCAGGATTCTCACCTTCCGGGCACTTGGAAGCACCGTTCTTCTCAAAATAATCAATGAGAATACGAGATCCCTTGCCGACCTCGCCAAAGTAGACGGTCTTACCACCTCTagcgaggaagaggagacGGTCAAACTGTTCAAAAAGCATGGCGGACGGTTGGTGGATGGTACAGAGAATAGCTTGACCGTGTTCGGTCAACTTTcgaaggaggagaagaatgTTCCAAGAGGTCTGAGAGTCGAGACCAGAGGTGGGTTCGTCGAGGAAAAGCAGAAGGGCAGGCTTGGCTACGAGCTCAACACCAATGGTGAGGCGCTTTCGCTGTTCAACATTGAGACCTAGTAGGATGTTAGCCTACGTTGcgaagatgatgagaaTCATTCAACTAACCAGTACCGGGCACACCAACGACAGCGTCGGCGTAACCGTCCATCTCCAAAAGCTTCAAAACTTCTTCCACATACTCATATTTCTCCTTGATGCTAACAGTGCTGGGCTGTCGAAGAATAGCGCTGAACCGGAGGGCCTCTCGCACGGTGCTAGTTTCGAGATGAAGATCTTGTTGCTGAACGTAGCCAGTCTTTCGCTGGAACGACAAGTCTCTCTGTTTGCCGTCGACGAGCATTTCACCGGTAACCACACCCATAGTAACTCGCGTGGCCAGCACGTCGAGAAGGGTAGTCTTACCAGCACCAGAAACGCCCTAATTATTCGTGAGTCTTGCTTCAATATCTCTCCTagagggaaaaaagagCTTACCATAAGAGCAGTCAAGGTACCAGGCTTGACCCATCCATCTACATGATCCAAGATCCTTCTAGGCTCCTTCTTGATCTTGATGTCATAAACGACATCTTTCCAAGAAAAGATAGCGGTTTGCCTCTGGATGATCCCAGCATTCGCTCGGTCAGCACCGGTgatttccttcttcataTCAGAGCCACCGGCAAACTTGCCGCCTTCAACGTCGTCGGATGAGCCATGGGAGTGAGTGGACTGAGCAAGGAGAGCGCGTGGGATCTTGCCTCGAGGGAAGACAAGGATTTCACCCTTGGACTTCTTGGCAGTAATGAATTCTTAAGAGGCATTAGCGAATGTTGCAGGAGGGAACGATAGAAATAGTCTTACCAGTAGCAGCCATGTAAATAGCGGtgaagaaaaggaagaaccCGATCAAAATACCAAAGTTTCTCCACTTATGCGCGTGATAATACTCGTATGATAAGTTGATGTAGGCATCGCCATTAACCACGGAAGAACCCGCCACAGCACCCGCCGTGGAACAAACGTGCTGTTGACCTGTTGCGTCCTCGTACCCGGGGCCCATCGGAACAAACGTCGAGCACTCGTACTCCCTGCCATGGAACTCATTGATCATGAGAGATTCAAAGCCATAAGCAATGGGGTCAAGCCAGTTCATCCATCGAGCCCAGCCACGCATGTTGGCTACGTTCACGGCAAAACCAGTGTACATGACCAGGCcaaggatgaggagagcAGCTGGGGCGAGAGCCTGGGTAAGGGATCGACTGAGGGAGGCGATAGATCGGAAGAGCATGGACATGACCATTGTAAGCGTGAAACTGATGAgcatgaagaagaaataTGGCCCTGTTTGATTGTTAGCGTGGATGTTTCGGCGACAAACGGCATTACTCACCAGGTTCACGTCGGAGATTGGTCATAAAGTATAAAGTTAAGTTGAAAATGATACAGTTCATGACCTTGTAAGGAATGTCGGTAAGAGCAGAGGCGATCGCTTCGGCGGAAGGATGGTAGAAAGCGTAACGCGAGTGCTTCTCGACGATACCTCGTTGGGCGTAGAGAATAAGAATCTGCAATAGGTCAGCTGATGTTCATCTGTGATGAAAAGTAGAGCGACTTACTTCCAAAGCAGATCCAAAAGCACTCATCAAAATAGCAAAAAACAGCAAAGCACCTCGTGAATAGAAACTGCTCGTTGTCACAGCTATTCAATGTCAGTTTTAAGACCTAAGACATTTTAGAAAGAAGTGGCTTACGAAGATTATAGAATACTGAACCGATAATAAGAGCCATGATAAAGTTGCCAAACAACTGAGTAAGAGTCAGACTGGGATCCGCTCGAAGACGGTCGAAACCTCTCCGAAGACACAGCTCGACTTGACCGCCATATGAAAGTGTATAAGGAGACTTGGATCGAAGATGCTTGGACTGTTGAGCCCTTCTCGATTCCAAGAACTCTCGATAATTTTCGCCGTGAACGGGATACTTGTTCTCAAATTCGGCGATCTGCGCCAAAAGCTCTTGATATTTGTCGCTCTGCTTCCATCGGGCCGCAAATTCTTGTGGGGTGGTGGGTACCTTGCCTTCAAATCCTTCTCTTGGTCTCCGCTCACTTGGACTGGTGAGCGAAGTAAGGAAGTCTGGCACCGTCTGTTGAGAAGGGCAGTGGAATCCCATATCGACAAAGAACTGCTTCGCATCGGTGGTCTTGCCGAAAAAGATCTGCTCGCCTTCATAGAGAACGGAGACCTTGTCGAAACAGTCGTAAGCGGATTGGGGAGCTTGGTAAATGGCAACCGCTGAGGATATACCCATGTAATCGGCGTTAAGACGGAGGTTTTTACAGAATTCAATGGCGTTGGCAGAGTCGAGACCACGAGTGGAGTTGTCCCAACACTGGAGGGGAGCGCCGGCAAGGGAGGCCTCGGCAATAGTTACACGTTTTCGCTCGCCACCTAGAGGTGGTTAGCCTGGTAAAAAAAACGCGGAGCAGACAAATACCTACCACTGACACCACGAACGAAATCATTGCCGACAATCGTGTTCAGAGTGTGGGAAATACCAAAGACAGACATGACGACATCTCGCATGTGCTTGGCGTATTCCTTCTTAGAGATACCTCCAGGAGGATTTCGAGGAGCCCGAGCTTCAGCAGCGAAAGATAGTGTTTGGCCGACAGTAAGGTTGGGGAAATGAATGTCGACTTCCGCAGTGTAGATAGCTTCGCCTCGGAATTGGCCGTAAATTTCCTTCGGGGTGATACCTAGTCAAAGTCAGTTCAGTATCTAAAAGTAGAAGTAAGACAAAAGGTCGCTGACCTCTATAATTAAGTGAAGAAGACTCGTCCAAGTAAATACCGTTCATCTCTCCAGCAATCGTCTTAAGCATTGTCGTACAACCGCTTCCGGGAGGACCGAGGACGACTAGCATTTCACCTGCCTCTAGAACACCGTCCATACTGTTCAAGATTTGGACCTTGCGTTTGCGATTACCGATCAAGTCTCTGAGGGAGCCGATACCAACGAGTGGGAGGTTACCGACGGTCTTTTGGTAGTCTATTTAAACTTAGTGTTTATCTTATCATCGTATGAACGGATAGATATAAACTCACCTGCATCGGATCCAAAACCATGAACACCAAGATTCCTGAAGGACAAGCCTGCTTTTCTCGCAGGTCCACAAGTCTGAACGGCCTCAAACATCAATTTTGTCCATTTCTTAGCATTGAATTTATCGGAAAAAGGATCAAGATCTGAGCCTTCTTGGTACGAAAACACATCGGCAGAGTCATCGGTACCCGTTACAGATTGCCGAGTGAGTTGTCGAGCGAGATGGCCTACTTCGCGAGCACGGTTTTCTTCCGTTTGAGCTGGGAGATCGTCGCTAGGATGAATGTCTGTGAAATGGGCTCGGGATGTGACGCGGCCTAGGGGAGCACCGGAGGCTTGTTCGGTACGGTCATAGGTACCTATACCTTGACCAACGCCTGCGAATGCCATCGCGAATAGATGGAAATTTGCGCAGGATAAGTATCTGTGGGGGAAAGTGCTTCGAACAAAGCGGAAAAGAGATGTGGCGAAATCAGGAAACGATGGGAGATCGGTAGATATATGTAGCAGACGCCCGATGTTTATGGGCACATAATAGGACGAGATTTTTGCGGACGGCGTTCCTGTCCCCGCTTATGCCGTCGGGCGGCGGAAGCTGAGTCATTAGAGAAATTCATTACAAACATATACTAATCATTGGAGAAATCATATAGGAATTGCATTTGCCAATTAAAAAGAAGTCTCGTGGAGACCGGGACAAGAAGCAATTTTTAGTCACACATGTGATGTAATGGTATCTATCATGAGCTTTCAGCGGGGGCCGCGACTTTGCCGTCGTCGATCACTAGCATATGCCGTAAGCCCAGCAAGCCTGTGGCCGTCGGACATGTGTCATCAATACGCCAAGACGAAACAGTTCAGGTTAACCGTCGGCATGCGTCTCAAAAAAACACCCGCTCACGTGTTGTTCGGTCGGATCCGGACCTCACAAGTTGCCCCCCCTCGGGCTCTCAAACTTCCCGGGCCCCTTTGTTTACAAAGAGTGCTTCGCTTATGTCGCTTAAAGACTTCCTAAGCCCGGCTTCGTACCATGGTAAACACTATTATTGAATCCGGCTACTTACTACGGTATACCGACGCGTCGCGTCGCACCCCTCGGATTTCTTTTCCTGGTTTTCTGTCCATTTAGTACTCCATCCCGCAACCTCTAATCTCCAATTTCCCCATTCCAAACACGCAAACAAATCCCAAGAAGTGTCCTCTATCATGCCGCCTGCCGTTCACATCTTATCCGTAATATACCTATCCTAGTTACACACGGACAAGCTCACACCATTCACCCTCAAGTGGGTCATCATCTCCACCGACGGCATTTCCACCACCTTTGTCCACTCATCGACCCAATCTCCCGCAACACCAAGGACGCCAACCATCAAATGGCTGCTGTTGGCTCCCGTTCCGTCCAGTTTGCTCAAGCATTCATGACAAATTGAGGAAGCTCGGAGGGGGAATGTGGGTTTGTGGAGTGAAGAATGGTGTTCTCGACCGTATCATGGCGAGGGCACTTTCGAGGAAGTGATCCTGTACGTAATCTGGGCTCATATTATTACAATAAAGCGTATTGATGTACTTGATCTCACAAGTAGGATGTCACAGTCGTCTACATAGGCACTCCACATGTCCTCCATCACCGTAACGCCAAAAACGCTCTGCTGCTTGGTAAATAGCCTCCTCGAGAAGCCTGCTTTTCTCGAAGTCGAACAGTTGGACGAGCTGATCAAGATTGCAAAGGAGATGAGCCGTTTCTTTATGGGGTAAGTCAgtcgtcttcttctgtcttTGCCCTATttcatcttttcctttgTGAGTATGTGTGCTGATAATAACGGCAGAGCTGTCTGGAGACGATTGCAGCGTATCGCCTACGCCGTCAAGGAAGTCATCAAGTCCGACATTGCCGGTAATTCAGGCATTTTTATGCTGGTCTCTTCATGGACCCGAACTTCGACAGTACGCACCCTCGTTCTTGTCTAGCAAGCCATAATCATTACTGACCTGACGCCATTTCAGCCTTGGTCCACTCTAGCCAAATGATCAATCCAGCTTTGGGCACTGCTCGCTCCTTGACACGTCCGTCTACCCCTCTGTATGGGCCATGCTCCTTGTCCACCACCATCCTCTCAATACCGATAAGACCCCAAGGTGCTTTTCAGTCATCAAACTATTTACTCTCGCTCTGGACTGGACATCAACTCGAGGTGGTTGGTGGAGTGGAAGGGGCTTTGTCAGGGAATGTTGATGTCAGATTTGGGTAATGCTGGACAGAAGGATTCAACTGCGATTTTGCAGTGTGACGAGGGGGATTTGGATATTGCCTGTGCGTTCTCTGTCGctcttcccttccctctCGCATTGACTTGATCCATTCTCCTGCCCCTTCTGCCCAAGTAGTACTCCCTTACCAACCTGAGACATTCTACATCCACTCCCGTCCCTCTCGcttcctcagtcccaaaGGCACCATGGCCTCCACTCGCAGCCACCCTCTCCATGATGTCATTTACGAAGCAGATGAGATTGCGAAGTGTATTAGGGATGATGAGAGCGAGAGGATACCATGGGAGGAGAGCAGGATGGTGTACGGGTGGGTCGATAAAGGGGCCGAGCGAAACTCGCAAGTTGATATAGGGACGGATGGGCAATAGAGAGGGAAGTGGCAATGGATATGTGACGAAGGTCCCTATTAGATAGATTAAATGTTGGAGGCGAAAAGAATATCTGACATAAGTTTTTATTTTGCTTTTCCATCTAGACTGTGTATATGTCGCGACTTCCAGCTTCCAAGTCCATGATTCAATTTGCTAAATGGCTTAATATAGAATGAATTTTAACTTGGCCAGAAACGAGGCTGACAAGTAATCTGACGGAATCCGGTTGTTTTCTACATTACATATCATCGTCACTACTTGTCACCGCCGTTTGTCTATAGCCGCGATAGGGAGGCATGATGTATCATTGTAGCCACTATAAATGCAATTCTGCTATGGTGGCCTATCGATGAGTAACCGCAACTGGAacgccttcttctctggATCTTTCCTTTGTTTCTGTTCATACTCACCAAAATTCAGTATGGCCACCATGGAGAATATGACAGCGGCGAGCACTCCTGCGGACTGACCTGCATTTCGCTAAACATTTTTGTAATCGTACTCAACTCTTGGAGTTCTATTGAACATATGACTGCATAATGTACAAGTAACATATTTCTATAAGATGATGTCCATCCGAAATACAACTCGAATATATACAAAAGAAATTATTATCCCATTCGCGTGCACTCATTCAACAGCCAAAGCTGTTCCTTCATCCCCGAGCCAGCAAGAcatccatctcctcccGAGTCACCAACTGCACCCGTACCCCGAGCATTGCGAGGCGGTCCTTATAGGCCGCCAACGTAAGCTCGCCCGATTCGGGGTCGATATCGTCGAGATCAATATCGATGGGATCGGTCTTGTTAAATTCTGGGGGGGGATCGGCGGGGAGATCGTCAA
This genomic window contains:
- a CDS encoding ATP-binding cassette (ABC) transporter, putative (Similar to TIGR gene model, INSD accession AAW43038.1~ATP-binding cassette transporter CGR1 (Pleomorphic drug resistance homolog)); amino-acid sequence: MAFAGVGQGIGTYDRTEQASGAPLGRVTSRAHFTDIHPSDDLPAQTEENRAREVGHLARQLTRQSVTGTDDSADVFSYQEGSDLDPFSDKFNAKKWTKLMFEAVQTCGPARKAGLSFRNLGVHGFGSDADYQKTVGNLPLVGIGSLRDLIGNRKRKVQILNSMDGVLEAGEMLVVLGPPGSGCTTMLKTIAGEMNGIYLDESSSLNYRGITPKEIYGQFRGEAIYTAEVDIHFPNLTVGQTLSFAAEARAPRNPPGGISKKEYAKHMRDVVMSVFGISHTLNTIVGNDFVRGVSGGERKRVTIAEASLAGAPLQCWDNSTRGLDSANAIEFCKNLRLNADYMGISSAVAIYQAPQSAYDCFDKVSVLYEGEQIFFGKTTDAKQFFVDMGFHCPSQQTVPDFLTSLTSPSERRPREGFEGKVPTTPQEFAARWKQSDKYQELLAQIAEFENKYPVHGENYREFLESRRAQQSKHLRSKSPYTLSYGGQVELCLRRGFDRLRADPSLTLTQLFGNFIMALIIGSVFYNLPVTTSSFYSRGALLFFAILMSAFGSALEILILYAQRGIVEKHSRYAFYHPSAEAIASALTDIPYKVMNCIIFNLTLYFMTNLRREPGPYFFFMLISFTLTMVMSMLFRSIASLSRSLTQALAPAALLILGLVMYTGFAVNVANMRGWARWMNWLDPIAYGFESLMINEFHGREYECSTFVPMGPGYEDATGQQHVCSTAGAVAGSSVVNGDAYINLSYEYYHAHKWRNFGILIGFFLFFTAIYMAATEFITAKKSKGEILVFPRGKIPRALLAQSTHSHGSSDDVEGGKFAGGSDMKKEITGADRANAGIIQRQTAIFSWKDVVYDIKIKKEPRRILDHVDGWVKPGTLTALMGVSGAGKTTLLDVLATRVTMGVVTGEMLVDGKQRDLSFQRKTGYVQQQDLHLETSTVREALRFSAILRQPSTVSIKEKYEYVEEVLKLLEMDGYADAVVGVPGTGLNVEQRKRLTIGVELVAKPALLLFLDEPTSGLDSQTSWNILLLLRKLTEHGQAILCTIHQPSAMLFEQFDRLLFLARGGKTVYFGEVGKGSRILIDYFEKNGASKCPEGENPAEWMLAAIGAAPGSHSEVDWHQTWINSPERVEVRRELARIKETQGGKVEAALQNKDYEKSKAEVKAEYAEFASPLWQQFIVVLMRVWQQHWRTPSYIWAKVALCSLSGLFIGFSFFNAGTSQQGLQNQLFSVFMMFTIFGQLTQQIMPNFVTQRSLYEVRERPSKTYSWKIFILSNIVSEIPWAILMGVIIYFTWYYPIGYYRNAIPEDAVHLRGALMFLYIEMFLLFNATFSIMIVAGIATAETAGNIANLLFSMCLIFCGVLASGSSLPGFWVFMYRVSPFTYLVEGMLSVAVANTDVICSDIEFLTFNPPSGQSCGDYMSTFITNYGGYLVNENATTACEFCSMSKTNTFLAQFDIYYNNKWRDFGLLWVYVVFNVIAAIGIYWLARVVRTYLLFTYPSFLTNKFD